In the Desulfocurvibacter africanus subsp. africanus DSM 2603 genome, one interval contains:
- a CDS encoding cyclic nucleotide-binding domain-containing protein, whose translation MNSSEEDRLPKTSEYAENLALLREISFFAGLPLEPLKVLAYLCERERFGVGEYLFRQNDPEGKAFHILSGRAELQREDMGHVRALSDYMQGAFIGGLSLLADTNRLFSLRSVDETVCLTLTRERFTKTLGQFPDIVPKLLVAVVKSVSSWESQFFLDHAEICELCRSRMGVSLI comes from the coding sequence ATGAACTCGTCCGAGGAAGACAGGCTGCCTAAGACCAGCGAGTACGCCGAGAACCTGGCGCTCCTGCGTGAGATATCCTTCTTCGCCGGCCTGCCGCTGGAGCCGCTGAAGGTCCTGGCCTACCTGTGCGAGCGGGAGCGCTTTGGAGTTGGCGAGTACCTCTTTCGTCAGAACGATCCCGAGGGCAAAGCCTTCCATATCCTGTCGGGGCGGGCAGAGTTGCAGCGCGAAGACATGGGTCATGTAAGGGCCTTGTCGGATTACATGCAGGGCGCTTTCATCGGCGGATTGTCCCTGCTGGCCGACACGAACCGGCTGTTCTCCTTGCGCTCCGTGGATGAGACCGTATGCTTGACCCTGACTCGCGAGCGTTTCACCAAGACTCTGGGGCAGTTTCCGGACATCGTGCCAAAGTTGCTCGTGGCGGTGGTCAAGAGCGTAAGCAGTTGGGAGAGCCAGTTCTTCCTGGATCACGCTGAAATCTGCGAGCTGTGCCGCAGCCGCATGGGGGTGAGCCTGATATGA
- a CDS encoding ABC transporter ATP-binding protein/permease, with translation MKETAVPVTKRSLFHWVWRSSMLLQGILLAVIVVTVVTRVLPLEMQKRIINQAINLRRMDLLLLYCGYYLAAVLLASGLKFVINWLQTRLGEQALADLRQALYRHIISLPVGYFRRTPAGMVVSSLVTEISNVGDFVGMAVAVPLTNILTLVAFAAYMFWLNPLLAAISMAIYPLVLLVIPRLQRRTNEANKQRVDSTREYASKVGEAVSGIHEIHGNGSFRIEAARNDSIVEQMRKIRVSWNLYKFGIKAVNNLFTNLGPFFIFIVGGWLAITGRFDLGALVAFLSAQEKLYDPWKELLEFYQVYQDASVRYERTMEYFDASPEHALEPVGRSPLVLAPGLQVKNLTFAVDGGIRLISDVSLDLTPGEQMALVGFSGSGKSTLAMCIGQLYRYTSGHVFLDGHEVTELTKQDMAVNMGFVSQSPFIFDGKLKNNLLYACQALRSGEGGDDLCAEPSLDELIEILQQTGMFVDVLRFGLNTLLREEDGAQLAERIIRVRGKFQADHGAELAEYVEFFDERVYLRYSTVAANLVFGSSREPAFALDQLHENGDFRAFLDEAHLTRPLMSLGAELAEQTVDILGSLPPDGVFFEHSPVTAEEYPAYRELAARLQRTRLHRLGPAEEAMLLKLGLSFIPGRHKMVALSDILEKLILEGRAMFHDRAERDMPGAVTFFVLDKYIWNQTILDNILFGKSKTESQRAQELINQSIMQLLIEEDLLETIVEIGMHYEVGTKGDKLSGGQRQKLAIARVLLKHPRLLIMDEATSALDNRSQARIQNLIHQRLRGKSTVISVVHRLDTLAGYDKIAVMKAGKIVEVGTYDELMTRKGALHELVRGRQAA, from the coding sequence GTGAAGGAAACAGCGGTCCCGGTAACCAAGCGGAGCCTCTTCCACTGGGTTTGGCGAAGCAGCATGCTCCTGCAGGGCATTCTGCTCGCGGTTATCGTGGTCACGGTCGTGACCCGCGTGTTGCCTCTGGAGATGCAAAAACGCATCATCAACCAAGCCATCAACCTCCGCCGCATGGACCTGCTGCTGCTCTACTGCGGGTACTATTTGGCAGCGGTGCTCCTGGCCAGCGGGCTAAAATTCGTAATTAACTGGCTGCAAACCCGCCTGGGCGAGCAGGCCTTGGCCGACCTGCGCCAGGCACTGTATCGTCATATCATCTCCTTGCCCGTGGGCTACTTCAGGCGCACGCCCGCGGGCATGGTCGTCTCCTCGCTGGTGACCGAAATTTCCAACGTGGGCGATTTCGTGGGCATGGCCGTAGCCGTGCCGCTGACGAATATCCTGACCCTGGTGGCGTTCGCGGCATACATGTTTTGGCTTAATCCGCTGCTGGCAGCGATTTCCATGGCCATCTACCCCCTTGTTCTTCTTGTCATCCCACGGCTCCAGCGTCGTACCAATGAAGCCAACAAGCAGCGCGTGGACAGCACGCGGGAATACGCAAGCAAGGTGGGCGAGGCTGTCAGCGGCATCCATGAGATTCACGGCAATGGCTCCTTCCGCATCGAAGCCGCCCGCAACGACAGCATAGTCGAACAGATGCGCAAAATCCGCGTATCCTGGAATCTCTACAAGTTCGGCATAAAAGCCGTAAACAATCTGTTTACGAACCTGGGACCATTCTTCATCTTCATCGTGGGCGGTTGGCTGGCCATCACCGGTCGTTTTGATTTGGGCGCACTGGTGGCCTTCCTTTCAGCCCAGGAGAAACTGTACGATCCCTGGAAGGAGTTGCTGGAATTTTACCAGGTCTATCAAGATGCCTCGGTACGTTATGAGCGGACCATGGAGTACTTCGATGCGTCGCCCGAGCACGCGCTGGAGCCTGTGGGCCGGTCGCCGCTGGTGCTCGCGCCGGGCCTGCAAGTCAAGAATCTCACTTTTGCCGTGGACGGAGGAATCCGTCTGATCTCGGATGTCAGCCTGGACCTCACGCCCGGCGAGCAGATGGCCTTGGTGGGCTTTTCCGGCAGCGGCAAGTCGACCCTGGCAATGTGCATCGGCCAGCTTTATCGATACACAAGCGGCCACGTATTCCTGGATGGTCACGAGGTGACGGAGCTGACCAAGCAGGACATGGCCGTCAATATGGGCTTCGTGTCCCAGTCGCCGTTCATCTTCGATGGCAAGCTCAAGAACAATCTGCTGTACGCCTGCCAGGCCTTGCGAAGCGGAGAGGGCGGCGATGACCTCTGTGCGGAACCCAGCCTGGACGAGCTCATCGAGATTCTGCAGCAGACGGGCATGTTCGTGGATGTGCTGCGCTTCGGCCTGAATACGCTGCTGCGCGAGGAAGATGGCGCGCAGCTTGCCGAGAGGATCATCCGTGTACGCGGAAAGTTTCAGGCCGACCATGGCGCTGAATTGGCGGAATATGTGGAGTTCTTCGATGAGCGCGTCTATCTGCGCTATTCGACGGTTGCGGCAAACCTCGTCTTCGGCAGCTCGCGGGAGCCTGCCTTTGCCTTGGATCAGCTGCACGAAAATGGAGACTTCCGGGCCTTCCTGGACGAGGCGCATCTGACGCGGCCGCTCATGAGCCTGGGTGCGGAGCTGGCTGAGCAGACCGTGGACATCCTGGGCAGCCTGCCGCCGGACGGCGTGTTCTTCGAGCACAGCCCGGTGACGGCCGAAGAATACCCGGCCTACCGCGAGCTGGCGGCCAGGCTACAGCGTACGCGGCTGCACCGCCTGGGACCAGCGGAGGAAGCCATGCTGCTCAAACTCGGCCTGAGCTTCATTCCCGGCAGGCATAAGATGGTCGCCTTGTCCGATATACTAGAGAAGCTGATCCTGGAAGGGCGGGCCATGTTTCATGATCGCGCCGAGCGCGACATGCCGGGAGCCGTGACCTTCTTCGTCCTGGACAAATACATCTGGAATCAGACCATTCTGGACAATATCCTGTTCGGCAAGTCCAAAACCGAATCGCAGCGTGCCCAGGAACTCATCAACCAGAGCATCATGCAATTGCTCATCGAGGAAGACCTGCTGGAGACCATCGTGGAGATCGGCATGCACTACGAGGTTGGCACCAAGGGCGACAAGCTCTCGGGCGGCCAGCGCCAGAAACTGGCCATCGCCAGGGTGCTGCTCAAGCACCCCAGGCTGCTTATCATGGACGAGGCGACCTCAGCATTGGACAATCGTTCCCAGGCGCGCATCCAGAACCTCATCCATCAGCGCTTGCGGGGCAAGTCCACGGTCATCTCCGTGGTCCATCGCCTGGACACGCTGGCCGGGTATGACAAGATAGCCGTAATGAAGGCGGGCAAGATCGTCGAGGTTGGAACCTACGACGAGCTCATGACCCGCAAGGGAGCACTGCATGAACTCGTCCGAGGAAGACAGGCTGCCTAA